A genomic segment from Nicotiana sylvestris chromosome 1, ASM39365v2, whole genome shotgun sequence encodes:
- the LOC104218106 gene encoding uncharacterized protein produces the protein MEISLISDTLTTVVTTQGLGFSKFLLNRSNVLSLSDSSSEQQISPSPAGVRQISAVIFPVDVLAPPPVKYNNVKTAPRRLARKTRRRTRRKSLGGGGADEGDENGFLFDYDGPFGGGGSSWNGGGSGGGAGGGRGWNFDGFGGANWEESSSNSFSDPAFDLVYELMCWVALSNCLHFAFKKVVRILADGFSDPARDKVPV, from the coding sequence ATGGAAATTTCTTTGATCTCCGACACGCTAACGACGGTGGTCACAACCCAAGGTCTAGGGTTTTCAAAATTCCTTCTGAATCGCAGCAACGTTCTGTCACTCTCCGATTCCTCATCGGAGCAACAAATATCTCCTTCCCCCGCCGGAGTTCGTCAAATCTCCGCCGTGATTTTCCCTGTCGATGTGCTAGCGCCGCCGCCTGTTAAATACAATAACGTCAAAACGGCACCTCGAAGGCTAGCTCGTAAGACAAGGCGGCGGACTAGACGGAAGTCCTTAGGCGGCGGTGGAGCTGATGAGGGAGATGAAAACGGTTTTTTATTCGATTATGATGGGCCGTTTGGTGGCGGTGGTAGTAGCTGGAACGGCGGAGGTAGTGGTGGTGGTGCTGGTGGTGGTAGGGGATGGAATTTCGACGGATTTGGAGGGGCAAATTGGGAAGAATCATCGTCTAACTCGTTTTCGGATCCGGCTTTTGATTTGGTCTACGAGTTGATGTGTTGGGTTGCGTTGTCGAATTGCTTACATTTTGCGTTCAAGAAAGTGGTGAGAATTTTGGCTGATGGATTCAGCGATCCAGCTAGAGACAAGGTTCCTGTGTGA